The genomic DNA aaatgttgagttctgcccaacccggggctagagggcttggacGGTAGCTTGTATTTCCACTACAGTTCatgtacaggctcaatcaaaccgagcctacatTTCCGTTTATGTCATCTtggtgacctgtggttttccacttttttattttaagataaagTCATTCCTTTCATTAACTGAAGCTTCAaaagtgttttactttttttcctaAAGAAAGGTTttgattttaaatataataatacaatataatataaataattaaaaactatAAATAGCTATTCTATGTGCTTGAGAGCTGTTATCAATAACCTGATTATCTTATTTTGAGAACgtgttgtaatatttctgtataaGACGGAACGGGGGTCCTCCCTGgtaaaactttgcaatttttgcatgCCAAATCCTGAATTCTACGATGATTCCAACACTTTAAATTAAGGTCGTCGGTAAGAATAGGTTTAAGTTATATAATGTCAACTAGTCTTGGTAAAAGGTATTTTGAGTAGAAAATTTTATTAGGCTGCGAGATCCTTGTAGGAAGTCGTACTGTAgatgattttgaatatttcaaaagccaAAATTTAACGATGAATTCTAgtgaacttttaaaaatatcagtATCATGTATGGTCTTATAAATaaaaaggatatatatatatgggcaactttatatatataccggtatattATACTTAAAAGATAGTGCTCCCCTATACCATCTCCTTGCTCTAACgcctatgtatacagtatagattACAGTTCAAACGCTGAAATTATAAGTACGAAATTGTACTAAGCAGCTTTAATACTTTCAAATCAATTTCGCTTTCTTCTACAGCAGTGTTCAATATTTAAACGTTAACGGGAATGCTGCTCTTCCTTAATAATGAAGAACaagtgttatttttattgtatactatatatatatacatgctaCCCTTGTTATgtaattataaaatgataaatacaaaAGTAGTTTCAAAGCAATTAAAGGATATGGCTTTCAGAGtaatggaaataatatttttaaaaaatctgacttAAAGCCAGAGTTACTTTTCAGTGATCTGGGAAGCTGTTTTTATTTCTCAATATGTTGAAGTCAGAATATTGTTTTCATGTGCAAAacctaagattttttttttcagaaacaatcCCATCCCCAGCCCCACTCCCAGAATATTGAATGGTCGGCCCCTAAAATATTATGTTTCCAAGCCGTTGATTTATTGGGATTAGCATTCTCACGACAGCACcatttaacataaaatgtttcatagaggatattacatgagtgttttttcatactgaatgaataaataataaaatgcgaggctctgctgagcattttatcaactttattcaacgagtttaataagtcacaaatgtaatattctttttatcacatgtaagctttttcaGCCGAAACATAAAAgaatctactttctttaactattgtaaacaagacaatttgactaACGTCTCCGGTACTTTAAACgatgtcgacgtcaaagctttattacacttgacagtattatcaaatttatgtaatggctttattacactccctcgacattaaacatgtgataaaacgaaTTATTATATGAGCATTCTGACCATGACAAGCATCAAATTTAACATTTgaagtaaatttatatttaggtcctttaaagagtAGATTACGAATAGTTTGTCCTTACCTAGTaatgacctgcatctgaatagcaataTTTTGAgcttttttattcacaaaaggTAGAGGTATTTGTTTGAGAtctaaggatgtacgagcgtttttttcaggatatccgccattttgaaaaaaaaagtttcttcgaacattgctttctaacaaaattttgccaaaaattaatgcgaaataattaaaatatggctaatacaTGTAATGTCACTTAATGtaatttaaccaaatagattgtCCTATTTGCGAAAAAAagtttttcacccttatttttggctggcatttccctaaaattgacgtaagatttacaatgagGTAGAAGTAGgtaattacaaatatttattgaagTAGATCAGGGTTGGTtctgatattttcctgactgatacatataatgataagctataagtgaaattaaagttttcaaattagctctttatattatctagaaaatatgaattaaaaaaaaaaacaacacaaaagatTAAAATTCCTAGATGCaaggtgaccccaacttttttctttccattttgaagcatttctttgtgtcattaaagctgcaaaatagtTTGAAATTCTTATGGTCAGTATTGTTTTGTAGaactaaatacgttttttttccattgaaagtGGGTGgtgtaattatgtcaacatgtaaaaatgaaagagatttgttagcgacatttatgcttatataatactgacatcatcTTGTATTCGtgttaacctgtaagacctgaaatccctaaaacataaatgttatatgttttataaagtactacctttttttttcaattttacaaaatttcagaaatgcttaaacagtggatgaagaaaatgccatataaaataaaaacaatttgcgTGACcagtgttttttcttctcttgtttgtctcggaaactaatgttcttcaagctcacagagtatgaaacaattcttaaagttaaaaaaaatcgtTCATACATCCTTAACTGCGATTGACAACCCCTAAGACATTCAGACACTTTACCcataaagttaaataatttggAGAAAAGAAAACTTATCATATAGTATAGTTCACCATTAGGATCTAAGTATTTGACATTTTCCGCGAAGTGTATGGTATTTGTCATAATATTCGCATGGgacaaattttcgtggatttcatggttaaCTTCATGAAATGAACTCCCGGTCGAATAAGTCAAATTCCAAATAATTTCATGTTCCGATGTCAATATACAAATTCATATTCCCGCGAATGCTAtgctaaatgataaatatttaatgatataaGAAAATAACTAAATACCAAATGTTATCTGCATAATTATACTCCATTAATGTCAACAGTTTCATGCTAAATGTGAAACAGCTAATGTTTATTGCTAAACTAAACATGCCTATTAGCATGTTCTTAACTTCATGAGCGGTAAATAATGTGTACCCTTAAACAAATGGACGCAACTTTGAATTATTTGTAAACATATAATGTTCTACCAATCTGATTTGAAGCCGTAACATGTTCTGCAAGTCATGGGAATGTTGAACCGAAACTGTTGACTATAAAGTGTTTCGTTTTTAACAGAGACGAAGTTATTTAACGAGCGCTACTGGCTATTCAAAGGCTGCCTTCATCCACAGATATATTCAGTTCTTTCTATGAAGAAACACTTTTTGATAATCGTTTACAAATTTTGCTGTAAACGATTAATACTTtcatttgaaaatagaaaaagcggAAAACCACGACTAAACGAAATTGTTGCATTTTCGCTTTGATCGGGCATGTTCATTGACGGAAgtggaaatgaaatatattcatttagcATTGTTGTAATTAAAACAATGGATTGACCGTACAATCTACTGCTCTCTAGAGATATATTGCTGagtaattaaaaatgaaatgtgatGAAACAAAACAATCTAAAAGACCTACAATGATAACAACGTGATCAAACATTGGATGGATAAATgccatataaaataaaacattcgtTTGGTAATAAACGATAATAAAATCGGAATGATAAAGTCATTGGTTGACAATATATTGACATGGAAAAAAAGCAGTATAAAAGACAACATATTTAGAGAGAATAATTTTGCGTGGAAGagtgaaaacataaaattaattctGAGAACTCGGGTACATGAATTCACTCTTACATTCCATATCATCAAATTGATTTTAGGTAGAAATAGTATGTGAATGTTAAATAAGAGAGTTAACGATAATAAATGATAATGCGAAAGAACATTGGATTTAGTGGGAGGTTTTGTAGTATTTATATACTAGTAATATTTGCAGATTCCGTGAACTGTGGCACAATAAACGATACCAAAACTTTGATATCTGACCTTCTGTCAGATTACAACATCAACGTTCGTCCTGTTGCCAACCAGAGCCAGGCTGTAAATGTGACAGTACAACCATACATTAAAAGTATTCAAGAATTCGACGAAGTTCGAGGTAAATTCTCTTTCACTGGGACATTGTTAGTCACATGGAACGACGTCAATATGATGTGGAACCCTGCTCTTTATGGCGATGTGTACGAGATATCTGTCCTTTATCCGAACGTTTGGATTCCAGAATTGGTTCTGGCAAGTCCTTCTGATGACTTGGATAGTCTCGGTCAAAAATGGAACAGGATACGCTATATGGACAACGGAGTAGCTTTTTGGCTTGCAGTGGGTTTAATTGAAAGCACATGCTCTGTAAACATACGGAATTATCCGTTTGACACACACAAGTGCATAACATCCTTTATTTCAATGGATTACCTTGATTATGAGGTACAGCTTATTGCGGCATCCGAAGAATTCAATCTGGAAGTTTACCAAAAAAATTCTTTATGGTCATTAGAAAAGACAGAAGTGAGAGTAACCACAACAAGCGCTGGGTCACAGATCGATTTAATAGTTTATCTAAACCGTAAATCGTCGTTTGTGATCATCAATGTTGTTATGCCAATCCTGTTTTTGAGCCTGTTAAATGTATTGGTGTTCCTCCTGATTCCAGAGTCTGGAGAGCGTGTCTCATATAGTATAACAGTACTCCTTGCAATCGCAGTGTTTATGACAATCGTGAGTGACATGCTGCCTAGGAGTTCGGAACCAGTTCCAATTATTTCCTTCAAAATAATGACCGACATGATCATCAGTTCTTTTATTGTGTTTGTTACAATTCTAAATCTAAACTGGTATCACAGAGATGACAACATTCCTATACCGCCGTGGTTAAAATCTGTCTATTAAAGGTTTTCTTGTGTATGCAGTAAAAGCAAGAAAATAGATCGAAATTCAGTTGAAATGAAACGAATGAACAAGAAAGACAGCACGAAGATAAATACAAATAGCgtcagtaaatttgaaaatgaccCGATTGAGAACAAGATTATTCGCCTTATTGACGAACACGTTGAGACTGAAGTCACATGGAAGAAACTGAGTATGTTGGTGGACTGGTTAGCGTTGACATGGTTTACCGCTGCTTCAGTGGCAAGCTTCACAATTTTCCTGGCTGTTACTGCTTTTAGCACTACTGAAGAGTAGAAACATCATATATCATGATTAAGGCCAACATTATGACTTGATGAACTTACAATAGAGATTAAATTGTTTGCGTGATGTTTTACAGTGTAAAGCAAAAGAACGCTTGTTTGGTGTTTCCTGTTTTGGAACATTTTCATGGTAGGCAGCCAAGTCAACTCATATGGTctgtatttaaattgaaatttatcattgttttgcttgatataaatatatttctcaTTCTAAAGAATTAAGGAGTTTATTAtctctgttattttccattttcaaatttgtaaaaatacataaaatgcacTCTAAATTTGAGATTCTTCCATCGTTAATTATAGCATATTACGAAAAAGAATGTACCAATATGGAATTCGAACCCTATGATTTCGGAAGAGCAAACCTCATAtgatacttttattattttataaaattgttttgataaaaagatttttaatgtaaaataaagcatATTTTTATCGGAAGAAAacttgttttgtattttcaagagaaaaaaaatcctaGAGATTTATTGAAGCTTGATAACATAAGAAAAGTCAATGTCGATCtctttaaaaaagcaaaacgAAATCGATTTCAATAAAAACGCAataagcattttgtttttgttaaagctGTTCTTACAAGAAGTGTAATTCATTTGTTGGGCTATTATCAAATGATGCCAGATTCGTAGCTACGTACTTTACTGTGGCGTGTCATGATATTTGCTGATACAGTCAACTGTAATGGCACATTCATGTATCCATTAAAATCTTAATTTTCACGAATATGTAAATAAAGGATTGCATATGACTCAGAAGTAATCCTTCTCTGTGCTGTTCCTGCTTATTTGCAAACTGTCAAAACCAATGAGGCCTAGAATTTCGACCAGGGCAGAGTCGATTTTCTCTTTTCCTGTTATATTCTAATAGTGCGCTAGTGTGATCGCTCATAGAAAAATGTTCAGTATAAGGGAGCGACGTCAGTTGATATCAAAACACGTTACGGAATATCTACACGCTAAAACATGGGGATCTCAGCAAGACAGGCTTTCATTACTAATGTAGCTGTTTTGAATCAGAGGCCTACTGTGTTAAAtaactatttatatattttttttaaatagttttccaGAGCAGCTATCAAATTTTggtataaacaaattaatttttaaagccCTAATAGATATAAAAGTATCATTATGTGTTGTATGACACAATTGTACACAGAAGTTGTGTAAACTCTgggatgttttgttttaaaagattttcttacCGAAACTGTACGCGTTAgaataaaatgtcaaaactataTACTACTGGTTTCTTAAACTATTCTTTAATATAACTATactcttttcagatcgttcagcacgactttaatgttgtgttattggtactgtttagttttttcagcttgaacatttcgacttgggtggttccaattctcccgctttcatagctttagATATTGTTTCATCACactttggatatggtgcctgctttttgaatttatgttttggcagtttctgtgatacataggctctataacctcagatcccctttctaaattcaagtgtgtttagttctgcccattgttt from Mercenaria mercenaria strain notata chromosome 11, MADL_Memer_1, whole genome shotgun sequence includes the following:
- the LOC128546729 gene encoding acetylcholine receptor subunit alpha-type acr-16-like; this translates as MRKNIGFSGRFCSIYILVIFADSVNCGTINDTKTLISDLLSDYNINVRPVANQSQAVNVTVQPYIKSIQEFDEVRGKFSFTGTLLVTWNDVNMMWNPALYGDVYEISVLYPNVWIPELVLASPSDDLDSLGQKWNRIRYMDNGVAFWLAVGLIESTCSVNIRNYPFDTHKCITSFISMDYLDYEVQLIAASEEFNLEVYQKNSLWSLEKTEVRVTTTSAGSQIDLIVYLNRKSSFVIINVVMPILFLSLLNVLVFLLIPESGERVSYSITVLLAIAVFMTIVSDMLPRSSEPVPIISFKIMTDMIISSFIVFVTILNLNWYHRDDNIPIPPWLKSVY